DNA from Prevotella sp. oral taxon 299 str. F0039:
GAAATGGGATCTTCTGAAAAAGTAGGCGATAATTTCAGCAATCTTTAAGTTAGATTTTCTCAATATATAAGTTTTTTTATCTCATAAAAAATGAATAAATTCTTCTTTTTCTTTGAGATTAAATAATTAAGTCTATAGAAAATAAAAAGAAAGTGGATTGTTTTTGAGAAAAATATCCTTACAAAGTAAAAATAAAAAGCTACACTATCGAGTCAAGTTGTTTCTTCAATTCTTTTAGTTCATCACGCAAATTAATCATCGTTTCCAAAATATCTGCGCTCTTGTCAACATTCTTTCTGTTTTCGTTTAACATCTTTCTTGCGGCTGCAAGCTTAAATCCTCGAACCTTAACAAGGTTATAAATCACCTTAATTTGCTCTATATCTTTCTCTGTATATTGCCTAACATTCTTACTGTTTGTCTTGGGCTTGAGATAAGGAAACTCGCTTTCCCAATAGCGAAGGGTACTTTCGTTAATGTCAAACATCTTTGCTACTTCGCCAATAGAGTAGTAAAGCTTTAGGTTTTTATTCATATTCAGAGCCATAATACGATGCTTTTTGTTAAACAAAAACTAATTTATTTGCAAAAATACTCAAACTTAGGTATCTTTGCAAAACTTTTAATAGAAATTTAAAATAATACATATAAATGATGACAGCTAACGAAATACGTGAGTCTTACAAGCAGTTTTTTGCTTCAAAAGGTCACACTATTGTGCCATCTGCGCCTATGGTGATTAAAGATGACCCTACATTGATGTTTACTAACGCTGGAATGAATCAATGGAAAGATATCATTCTTGGTACAAAAGACCCAGAGCCACGTCGTAGAGCCGATTCTCAAAAGTGCTTAAGAGTAAGCGGAAAGCATAATGACCTTGAGGAAGTGGGACATGATACCTATCACCACACCATGTTCGAGATGCTTGGAAACTGGAGTTTTGGCGATTATTTTAAAGAAGAAGCCATTGACTATGCGTGGGAATATTTAGTTGATGTACTTCATTTAGACCCTAAAGACCTTTATGTAACAGTGTTCGAAGGTTCTAAAGAGGATAACATTGCTCGTGATGATGATGCCGCTTCATTCTGGAGAAAGCATCTTCCTGAAGACCATATCATCAACGGAAACAAGCATGATAACTTCTGGGAAATGGGCGATACAGGTCCTTGTGGTCCTTGTTCAGAGATACATCTCGACTCAAGAACGCCAGAAGAGAAGCTCAAAGTAAAGGGTTCAGAACTCGTTAACAAAGATGATCCACAAGTAATAGAGATTTGGAACATCGTGTTTATGCAGTTTAACCGCAAATCAGATGGTTCATTAGAGCCATTAAGCATGAATGTTATCGATACAGGTATGGGCTTTGAGCGTTTAGTTCGTGCACTTCAAGGCAAGAACAGTAACTATGATACAGACATTTTCCAACCTATTATAAAAGAGATTTGCAAGCTTTCGCATAAGAACTACGGCGAAGATAACGCAGTAGATGTGGCTATGCGTGTTATTGCAGACCACCTTAGAGCTGTTGCTTTCTCTATTGCTGACGGACAATTGCCAAGCAATGCAAAGGCAGGATATGTAATTAGACGTATCCTTCGTCGTGCTATTCGCTACGCATACACCTTCTTACACCAAAGAGAAGCGTTTATATACCGACTCATTCCTACTCTTATTGCAGAAATGGGACAGGCTTATCCTGAACTAACTGCACAACGTGAGTTGATTGGAAGAGTGATTAAAGAAGAAGAAGATTCATTCCTTCGCACTCTAGAAAAAGGTATTTCAATGCTTAATGATGCTATCGAAGTGTTGAAAAAAGAAGGAAAGAGCGAACTAGATGGCGTGCAAGCGTTCCGTCTTTTCGATACTTATGGATTCCCACTCGACCTAACTGAGTTGATTTGCCGTGAACATCAAATAACAGTTAATGCTGAACAGTTTGATGAAGAGATGCGCAAGCAAAAAGAAAGAGCACGTAATGCGGCTGTAGTTGAGAGCACAGATTGGGTAGAGTTGGCTGCAGGTGAGCAACAATTTGTGGGATACGACTACACAGAATATGAGTGTCAGATTCTTCGTTATCGTCAGGTTACCCAAAAGAAGAATACCTATTTCGAGCTAGTTCTAAACAATACACCTTTCTATGGTGAAATGGGTGGACAAGTAGGAGATAAAGGTGTGCTTGTAAATGAGGACGAAACCATTGAAATAATCGATACAAAAAGAGAGAATGGACAAAGCATTCATATCGTAAAGACATTGCCTAAAGATGTTAAAGCAAGCTTTATGGCTTGTGTAGATACCGACAATCGCAATGCAAGTGCTGCTAATCACACCGCTACTCACTTAGTTGATTATGCGTTAAAGCAAGTTCTTGGCGATCATGTTGAGCAAAAAGGTTCTTATGTTTCGACAGAATCTCTACGCTTCGACTTCTCTCATTTCCAAAAAGTAACAGACGAACAGCTTCGTGAAGTAGAACGACTTGTGAACCAATTGATAAGAGAAGATTATCCAATGGACGAACATCGTGACACTCCTATTGAAGAAGCGAGAGAGATGGGTGCTGTTTCTATCTTCGGAGAGAAATATGGTGACAAGGTAAGAGTGGTGCGTTTTGGTCCTAGTTGCGAGTTCTGTGGTGGTATTCACGCTACATCTACTGGTCGACTTGGTATGTTTAAAATCGTAACAGAAACAAGTGTGGCAGCTGGTGTACGTCGTATAGAAGCTATTACAGGTGAAAACTGCGAAGAGCTTGTTTACTCTTTAGAAGACACTATCAGAGCTGTTAAGGCTCTATTCAATAACACTAAAGACCTAAAGGGTGCCGTTGAGAAGTTTATTGAAGAGAACGAGGCAATGAAGAAAGAAGTAGAAAAGTTCAAAGCACAAAACGTTGAGCGTTTGAAAGAATTCTTGTTGAAGGGCGCAAAACAACAAAACGGCATAACAATTGTTACAGGTGTGTTGCCAATCGACGCTTCAGACGCTAAAGACCTTGTGTTTAAGGTTCGTGAAGCCAATCCTTCTCACTTGCTATGTGTTATCGGAACCACAGCAGGAAACAAACCTTTATTGAGCGTTATGCTAAGCGACGATTTGGTGAAAGAACATAACTTAAACGCTGGCGCAATGATTCGTGAGGCAGCTAAGCTAATAAAGGGAGGCGGAGGTGGTCAACCTCACTATGCTTCTGCAGGTGGAAAAGACCTTGAAGGCTTAAATGCTGCAATCGAAAAGGTGATTGAGTTGACACAATTATAAGTATTTTTTTATACGAAATAATATAATCATGGACGAGCATTGATGAGATATCGGTGCTCGTTCATTTCGTTTTTCTTGGTGGTCATATCTTTTTTCTTGACGAACTATAATTATTTGATAGCCAATATGTTTTAGATAGGTAATGATTTGTTGTGCTCAAAGAATATAGATAGTCTGCGACATTAAAAAATAAAGGCGAATAATGTATCTAAAGATATACATATATTTCCTTAAAAACGGATTGACTTGGGCTGAGACTCACGGAAGGAATGGGAGAGTTTTGAAACTTTATAAACATAAGAAAAGAGTGCTCAAATTATTATAATGTGAACGAAAGATTTCTTTTTTTTATTTCTTTGTTATGGTGATTTTATCTATATCAGGGCACCAGCCGTGAGGGTTTGCGATGCGTATGGTGTTCATTCCCTTCTTTAAACGAATGGACATACTAACCGTTTTTACCTCGTTCTTATTCTTACCTGGAGTTTTTATCTCTATCTTTTCACCACCATTCACGCTAAAGAATAGGATTCTGTCTTCATCTGTAACATAACTTAATGTGATAATATAGTCTCCTTCTTTTTGCGAAAATACATTGCGCCACTCCATATAGTTGTCTTCGTGGTTGCCAAGCCATTCCACTTTTGCTCCTCCAGAGCAGTAAGAAGCGGCACTATATTGGGCATATCCAAGTGTGTTATTCTTGCCAATATTTTGAAATCGTTGTAACCAAGCAGTCTCTGCCTCGTAGTTGGTGCGTTGTTTGCGTTGCTTTCCTTTTAGAACGAAGATACGAGTGTCGTGAAATGGCACACTAACTTTCATTGTTTTTGTGGTTATTGCGGGCAAATCTTGTTGTGTAAAGACATCACGCACTTTCACTTTGCCGTCTAAATCTACATCTTCTACATTCAGCAAAAAGTCTTGATTGTTATCAGTTGGGTTATATATCGCCACCGCACGGGTTGTTCCATTCAATGTTAGTATATCTTTCACATAAAGATACACTCCTTTTTCCACCTTTACTATATAGGCTTGCAGGGCAAGGGGATCTTGATTAAGGGCAATCAATTCTTTATTTTTAAGCAAAGCCAATGATTTTGCAGGTATGGTAGTCATGTCACAGCCAATGAGTAGGGGCGAACTTTGAATACACCACATACCGAAATGAGTTCGTTCTTCAGCTTCTGATAGCCCACGACCTATCTCTAACATATCCATATCATTGTAATGCCCTTCGGTTGCATAGGCAGAAAGGTAACGATTCTTTGCTATAATGCGTTTAATAGCTTTCCAATCTGCAGATATATCTGCATCAATACGCCATGAAGTTCCCACTGAATGTACCCAAGTTCCAGGGAAATTCCAACGGCAAACGTTGATGCGCACGTCTTTTCTACCAGTATAATCTATAGCATTTCGAATGGCAGTGTAACGCTCTTGTTCATTAAGTTGAAGATGTTCTGTGTTTTGTGGGGCATCACCACCACAGAAGTCTATCTTAATAAAATCGAACTTTAAATCTTTAAAAAAGAAATTGGCATCTTGTTGTTCGTGCTCATACAGCCCAACACCAGCTCCTTTTTCGTCTTTATCCCAATAATTACCACAGGTATTACGCCCTGCATCTGAATAAATTCCTGCCTTAAAACCTAATTTATGAATGTGACTAACAACGGGTTGCAATCCATTTGGAAAACGTAAAGGGTGAATAAGTAACTGACCTTTGCTGTCTCGTCCTCCAAAATATCCATCATCGATGTTGATATATTGGTATCCCACATCTTTCAAACCTTGCTGTAGCATTGTATCGGCTTGTTTCTTAATTAAATCGGCACTGATATTAACTCGATAAGTGTTCCACGAACTCCAGCCCATTGTGGGCTT
Protein-coding regions in this window:
- the alaS gene encoding alanine--tRNA ligase encodes the protein MTANEIRESYKQFFASKGHTIVPSAPMVIKDDPTLMFTNAGMNQWKDIILGTKDPEPRRRADSQKCLRVSGKHNDLEEVGHDTYHHTMFEMLGNWSFGDYFKEEAIDYAWEYLVDVLHLDPKDLYVTVFEGSKEDNIARDDDAASFWRKHLPEDHIINGNKHDNFWEMGDTGPCGPCSEIHLDSRTPEEKLKVKGSELVNKDDPQVIEIWNIVFMQFNRKSDGSLEPLSMNVIDTGMGFERLVRALQGKNSNYDTDIFQPIIKEICKLSHKNYGEDNAVDVAMRVIADHLRAVAFSIADGQLPSNAKAGYVIRRILRRAIRYAYTFLHQREAFIYRLIPTLIAEMGQAYPELTAQRELIGRVIKEEEDSFLRTLEKGISMLNDAIEVLKKEGKSELDGVQAFRLFDTYGFPLDLTELICREHQITVNAEQFDEEMRKQKERARNAAVVESTDWVELAAGEQQFVGYDYTEYECQILRYRQVTQKKNTYFELVLNNTPFYGEMGGQVGDKGVLVNEDETIEIIDTKRENGQSIHIVKTLPKDVKASFMACVDTDNRNASAANHTATHLVDYALKQVLGDHVEQKGSYVSTESLRFDFSHFQKVTDEQLREVERLVNQLIREDYPMDEHRDTPIEEAREMGAVSIFGEKYGDKVRVVRFGPSCEFCGGIHATSTGRLGMFKIVTETSVAAGVRRIEAITGENCEELVYSLEDTIRAVKALFNNTKDLKGAVEKFIEENEAMKKEVEKFKAQNVERLKEFLLKGAKQQNGITIVTGVLPIDASDAKDLVFKVREANPSHLLCVIGTTAGNKPLLSVMLSDDLVKEHNLNAGAMIREAAKLIKGGGGGQPHYASAGGKDLEGLNAAIEKVIELTQL
- a CDS encoding alpha-galactosidase, whose translation is MIIAWAISLSVTAQPYEKPTMGWSSWNTYRVNISADLIKKQADTMLQQGLKDVGYQYINIDDGYFGGRDSKGQLLIHPLRFPNGLQPVVSHIHKLGFKAGIYSDAGRNTCGNYWDKDEKGAGVGLYEHEQQDANFFFKDLKFDFIKIDFCGGDAPQNTEHLQLNEQERYTAIRNAIDYTGRKDVRINVCRWNFPGTWVHSVGTSWRIDADISADWKAIKRIIAKNRYLSAYATEGHYNDMDMLEIGRGLSEAEERTHFGMWCIQSSPLLIGCDMTTIPAKSLALLKNKELIALNQDPLALQAYIVKVEKGVYLYVKDILTLNGTTRAVAIYNPTDNNQDFLLNVEDVDLDGKVKVRDVFTQQDLPAITTKTMKVSVPFHDTRIFVLKGKQRKQRTNYEAETAWLQRFQNIGKNNTLGYAQYSAASYCSGGAKVEWLGNHEDNYMEWRNVFSQKEGDYIITLSYVTDEDRILFFSVNGGEKIEIKTPGKNKNEVKTVSMSIRLKKGMNTIRIANPHGWCPDIDKITITKK
- a CDS encoding MerR family transcriptional regulator codes for the protein MALNMNKNLKLYYSIGEVAKMFDINESTLRYWESEFPYLKPKTNSKNVRQYTEKDIEQIKVIYNLVKVRGFKLAAARKMLNENRKNVDKSADILETMINLRDELKELKKQLDSIV